From Etheostoma spectabile isolate EspeVRDwgs_2016 chromosome 8, UIUC_Espe_1.0, whole genome shotgun sequence, a single genomic window includes:
- the LOC116694652 gene encoding endonuclease domain-containing 1 protein codes for MIVYRRDQMLICLLVIVMARAEVKENLSPECKQFLYMGTLPRGLEEQPFKKICQIYAGSPRFVTLYDTFNHIPVYSAYTFKRSDGSKKVDVPWMYEPQLSTVSESREMQPFPSEHVHSSFEDAQAVLDDYSNTVIYERGQLNPDEHQAHPNDKASTYTLTNVVPQVREFNIGPWKNHEHIIRRRLNNYCRGTAYVITGVTTSGHTIRRHNINRLGIPTYLWSAYCCIDFDHNAPYSERSKFPAFAAHGLNDREDNKVQEMTVPQLEDFLKRVTYVGSSFQIFYDNCVPKGALHLP; via the exons ATGATTGTCTACAGAAGGGATCAAATGCTCATCTGTCTTCTTGTAATTGTGATGGCAAGAGCAGAGGTGAAGGAAAACCTCTCACCTGAGTGTAAACAGTTCCTGTACATGGGCACGTTGCCTCGAGGTCTTGAGGAGCAGCCTTTTAAAAAGATTTGCCAGATCTATGCGGGCAGCCCAAGATTTGTCACCCTGTACGACACCTTCAACCACATCCCTGTTTACTCCGCGTACACCTTCAAGCGCTCGGACGGCTCCAAGAAGGTTGATGTGCCTTGGATGTATGAGCCACAG CTCTCCACAGTGTCTGAATCACGTGAGATGCAGCCGTTCCCTTCAGAACACGTCCACAGTAGTTTTGAGGATGCTCAGGCCGTGCTTGACGACTACTCTAACACTGTCATCTATGAACGTGGGCAGCTGAATCCAGACGAGCACCAGGCCCACCCTAATGACAAAGCATCCACCTACACACTGACAAACGTGGTCCCTCAGGTCCGAGAGTTCAACATTGGTCCCTGGAAAAATCACGAGCACATCATTCGCAGGCGGCTCAACAACTACTGTCGTGGCACCGCCTATGTAATCACCGGGGTCACTACCTCGGGGCACACAATCCGCCGCCACAACATCAATCGCCTGGGCATCCCCACCTACCTCTGGTCGGCCTACTGCTGCATTGATTTTGACCACAATGCACCATACTCAGAGCGCTCCAAGTTTCCGGCGTTTGCAGCTCACGGGCTCAACGACAGGGAGGATAACAAGGTTCAAGAGATGACGGTGCCACAGCTGGAGGACTTCCTGAAGAGGGTAACTTATGTCGGCAGCTCTTTCCAGATCTTCTATGACAACTGTGTTCCTAAGGGTGCCCTGCATCTTCCTTGA
- the aplnr2 gene encoding apelin receptor 2 yields MSDFLTSPSPSIPPLFYCNYSDWSPSYSIIPSIYLLAFLVGCLGNSLVLWAYLDRADGKGTGKLCCTGIFRTSQQSNNSAGRVHHGSFPPKNKENCGSSSGQRPSSHSSWSSNSPSIPRPSRSLTDSLIASLALADLCFLVTLPLWAVYTAMGYHWPFGQPLCQISSFLTALNMYASVFSLSMLSVERYWVLTGRRHSSHHAPQSCPSRALWILGGLWVLAGVLALPGLLLRSVREVEGDPESDYDWQLEPIQPTTDSGSVFLSCQMDYSMLIGAELEETDRERAEMWWAATLSLKSTLIGFLLPLVILLVCYCSLAQLLSRHFGRGPRPDRRRQRRLLRVIVTLVMAFFLCWLPLHVNKTVSMLLEFGFVPYSCSLDQILLTAQPYVTCLAYLNSCLNPLLYAACDPSFRKRCRGALLMLCGTSRKRQGGEEREGKKDEGEEEERSSAFPTRTQEETAVRTEEGEEERVGEVGGMTAEITASK; encoded by the coding sequence ATGTCAGACTTCCTCACCTCCCCCTCTCCTTCTATCCCCCCCCTCTTCTACTGCAACTACAGTGACTGGTCTCCCTCCTACTCCATCATCCCATCCATCTACCTGCTGGCATTCCTGGTTGGTTGCCTTGGCAACAGTCTGGTGCTGTGGGCCTACCTGGACCGAGCCGATGGGAAGGGAACTGGAAAGCTCTGTTGCACTGGCATTTTCAGAACCAGTCAACAGAGCAATAACAGTGCTGGTAGAGTTCACCATGGGTCATTTCCTCCGAAGAACAAGGAAAACTGTGGATCTTCCTCAGGACAAAGACCCTCCTCTCACTCCTCTTGGTCTTCCAATTCTCCCTCTATCCCTCGTCCCTCGCGCTCACTGACAGATTCTCTGATAGCCAGCTTAGCGTTAGCTGACCTCTGCTTCCTTGTGACTCTTCCTCTGTGGGCAGTCTACACAGCGATGGGCTACCACTGGCCTTTTGGGCAACCCCTCTGCCAAATCAGCAGCTTCCTTACTGCGCTCAACATGTATGCCAGTGTTTTCAGCCTGAGCATGCTCAGTGTGGAACGGTACTGGGTTCTGACTGGACGCCGGCACTCCAGCCACCATGCCCCACAGAGCTGCCCTAGCAGGGCTTTGTGGATACTCGGAGGGTTGTGGGTGCTGGCTGGGGTGCTGGCACTTCCTGGTCTGCTGCTGCGCTCTGTCAGGGAGGTAGAAGGAGACCCTGAATCTGACTATGATTGGCAGCTGGAGCCAATTCAGCCAACTACTGACTCTGGATCAGTCTTCCTCTCCTGCCAGATGGATTACTCCATGCTGATTGGCGCAGAGCTGGAAGAGACAGATCGGGAGAGGGCAGAGATGTGGTGGGCGGCCACCTTGAGTCTTAAATCAACTCTAATTGGCTTCCTGCTTCCTCTTGTCATCTTGCTGGTCTGCTACTGCTCACTGGCCCAGCTCCTCAGCCGACATTTTGGACGGGGCCCTCGTCCTGACCGCAGGCGCCAGCGAAGACTCCTCAGGGTCATCGTGACTTTAGTGATGGCTTTCTTCCTGTGCTGGCTGCCTCTGCATGTTAATAAGACGGTTTCAATGCTGCTGGAGTTTGGCTTTGTCCCATACTCTTGCTCTTTAGATCAAATTTTACTGACAGCTCAGCCATATGTCACCTGTTTAGCTTATCTTAACTCCTGCCTTAATCCTCTCCTGTATGCTGCATGCGACCCGTCATTCAGGAAGAGATGCAGAGGAGCTCTTCTCATGTTGTGTGGAACGAGCAGGAAACGacaaggaggagaggaaagagagggaaagaaggaTGAAGGTGAGGAAGAGGAAAGGAGTTCGGCTTTTCCCACAAGAACACAAGAGGAAACAGCAGTTAGGACagaggagggagaagaagagagggtGGGGGAGGTTGGTGGGATGACTGCTGAGATAACTGCCTCAAAATGA
- the hdac10 gene encoding polyamine deacetylase HDAC10 isoform X2, translating to MKMGTALLYDEEMTKYKLLWVDPTCKIEVPERLTVSHEALIKTGLAGRCVSVPVHEATDADILLVHSEEYLEAVKKTPYMTLEDLQEFTRQYGDVYFHPNIYHCAKLAAGAALQLVDSVMTGKVRNGMALVRPPGHHSMRSAANGFCVFNNVAIAARYAKQQYGVKRVLIVDWDVHHGQGVQYCFEDDPSVLYFSWHRYEHQKFWPHLRESDYDSVGKKKGAGFNINVPWNKVGMKNSDYLSVFCHILLPVAYEFSPDLVLVCAGFDSAIGDPEGKMCASPDVFAHLTHLLMNLAGGKLCAVLEGGYNLTSLPQSVCETVQTLLGDPAPRPANLDGPCLSALESLHCVRSAHRQYWSCLKHAAELPTSDVTTKRIKLAEEEEADKLKKVEEEKSAEEEVWPEPPKRVAPAVRTALVLPNGVACPDGCKRFSSSEDPVIVNKLRENFLKDADDSDALTTLSSLIALVEKMERNEICNGLALVPDVSMAMMCVVQHAATALCNRVLVVCVGDAVVSSHGTENGKTLVVQFSNRESEEQKCKYHIPVCLKKGCSDVSGFTQAVLGLLLPLGYEYDPSLVLLARMPDSGLCDSVWQQLTGLLQGIAQGHTLVLMQEGETSCVGPTASSLIGDAAPSLGKLHAPLPEDVEALERLRHRLQVDWKLLQTTAPETGGGDEH from the exons ATGAAGATGGGAACAGCATTGCTTTATGATGAGGAGATGACCAAATACAAATTGCTCTGGGTTGA CCCCACATGTAAGATTGAGGTACCCGAGCGTCTGACAGTGAGTCATGAAGCTTTGATAAAGACCGGTCTTGCTGGTCGTTGTGTCTCCGTACCCGTCCACGAGGCGACGGATGCAGACATCCTACTAGTTCACAG TGAGGAGTACTTGGAGGCGGTGAAGAAGACACCATATATGACTCTGGAGGACCTGCAAGAGTTCACCCGGCAGTATGGTGACGTCTACTTCCACCCA AACATCTATCACTGTGCCAAGCTGGCTGCAGGCGCCGCACTGCAACTTGTGGACAGTGTAATGACGGGGAAGGTGAGGAACGGCATGGCTCTGGTCAG ACCACCAGGACACCACAGTATGCGCAGTGCTGCCAACGGATTCTGCGTTTTCAACAATGTGGCCATAGCAGCTCGATATGCCAAGCAACAATATGGGGTTAAAAG GGTGTTGATCGTTGACTGGGATGTACATCATGGTCAAGGGGTGCAGTACTGTTTTGAAGATGATCCAAG cGTGCTCTACTTCTCATGGCACCGCTACGAGCATCAGAAATTCTGGCCTCATCTTCGAGAATCAGACTACGACAGTGTTGGCAAAAAGAAAGGGGCAGGATTCAATATAAATGTCCCATGGAACAAA GTGGGAATGAAGAACAGTGACTATCTTTCAGTCTTCTGTCACATCCTTCTGCCAGTCGCATACGAG TTTAGCCCAGACTTGGTCCTGGTGTGTGCAGGCTTTGACTCAGCCATCGGTGACCCAGAG GGTAAAATGTGTGCCAGCCCGGACGTCTTTGCCCACCTAACTCACCTCCTGATGAACCTTGCAGGAGGGAAACTTTGTGCTGTGCTGGAG GGAGGATACAACTTGACTTCCCTTCCCCAGTCTGTGTGTGAAACGGTTCAAACTCTGCTTGGAGATCCAGCACCTAGACCTGCAAATCTCGATGGTCCCTGTTTAAG tgCACTTGAGTCCCTTCACTGTGTCCGATCAGCTCATAGGCAGTACTGGTCCTGCCTCAAACATGCAG CTGAGCTGCCCACCTCTGATGTCACCACCAAGCGCATTAAAttagcagaagaagaagaagctgatAAGCTGAAGAAAGTTGAAGAGGAGAAAAGTGCAGAGGAAGAGGTATGGCCAGAGCCTCCAAAACGTGTCGCTCCTGCTGTCCGCACTGCTTTAGTCCTCCCTAATGGCGTGGCTTGCCCGGACGGATGTAAACGCTTCAGCTCATCAGAGGACCCGGTTATAGTCAACAAACTAAG GGAGAATTTCCTCAAAGATGCAGATGACAGCGATGCTCTCACAACCCTCTCCAGTCTTATTGCCCTTGTAGAGAAAATGGAGAGGAATGAG ATCTGCAATGGCTTGGCGCTAGTCCCTGACGTCTCCATGGCGATGATGTGTGTTGTCCAGCATGCTGCAACTGCTCTCTGCAACAG ggttttggttgtgtgtgttggagacGCGGTGGTCTCGAGTCACGGCACAGAGAACGG GAAAACACTTGTGGTGCAGTTCAGCAACAGGGAGTCAGAGGAACAGAAATGCAAATATCACATTCCTGTGTGTCTGAAGAAG GGCTGCAGTGACGTGTCAGGATTTACACAGGCTGTGTTGGGCCTCCTCCTGCCTCTGGGATATGAGTATGACCCCAGTCTGGTTCTGTTGGCTCGGATGCCAGATAGCGGGCTGTGCGACAGTGTGTGGCAACAACTAACAGGCCTGCTGCAGGGCATCgcacaaggacacacactgGTACTCATGCAG GAAGGTGAGACGTCATGTGTCGGCCCCACAGCCTCCTCTCTCATCGGGGACGCTGCCCCCTCTCTAGGGAAGCTTCATGCTCCACTACCAGAGGACGTGGAGGCGCTGGAGAGACTAAGACACAGGCTGCAGGTGGACTGGAAGCTACTGCAGACTACAG CACCAGAGACTGGAGGAGGGGACGAGCACTGA
- the hdac10 gene encoding polyamine deacetylase HDAC10 isoform X1 produces MFFSYGVVAALFALCFSTFYLVIAGKLNCCVNAVPTCKIEVPERLTVSHEALIKTGLAGRCVSVPVHEATDADILLVHSEEYLEAVKKTPYMTLEDLQEFTRQYGDVYFHPNIYHCAKLAAGAALQLVDSVMTGKVRNGMALVRPPGHHSMRSAANGFCVFNNVAIAARYAKQQYGVKRVLIVDWDVHHGQGVQYCFEDDPSVLYFSWHRYEHQKFWPHLRESDYDSVGKKKGAGFNINVPWNKVGMKNSDYLSVFCHILLPVAYEFSPDLVLVCAGFDSAIGDPEGKMCASPDVFAHLTHLLMNLAGGKLCAVLEGGYNLTSLPQSVCETVQTLLGDPAPRPANLDGPCLSALESLHCVRSAHRQYWSCLKHAAELPTSDVTTKRIKLAEEEEADKLKKVEEEKSAEEEVWPEPPKRVAPAVRTALVLPNGVACPDGCKRFSSSEDPVIVNKLRENFLKDADDSDALTTLSSLIALVEKMERNEICNGLALVPDVSMAMMCVVQHAATALCNRVLVVCVGDAVVSSHGTENGKTLVVQFSNRESEEQKCKYHIPVCLKKGCSDVSGFTQAVLGLLLPLGYEYDPSLVLLARMPDSGLCDSVWQQLTGLLQGIAQGHTLVLMQEGETSCVGPTASSLIGDAAPSLGKLHAPLPEDVEALERLRHRLQVDWKLLQTTAPETGGGDEH; encoded by the exons ATGTTTTTCTCATACGGTGTAGTTGCTGCTTTATTTGCTCTCTGTTTCAGCACTTTTTATTTAGTCATTGCTGGCAAGCTCAACTGCTGTGTTAATGCAGT CCCCACATGTAAGATTGAGGTACCCGAGCGTCTGACAGTGAGTCATGAAGCTTTGATAAAGACCGGTCTTGCTGGTCGTTGTGTCTCCGTACCCGTCCACGAGGCGACGGATGCAGACATCCTACTAGTTCACAG TGAGGAGTACTTGGAGGCGGTGAAGAAGACACCATATATGACTCTGGAGGACCTGCAAGAGTTCACCCGGCAGTATGGTGACGTCTACTTCCACCCA AACATCTATCACTGTGCCAAGCTGGCTGCAGGCGCCGCACTGCAACTTGTGGACAGTGTAATGACGGGGAAGGTGAGGAACGGCATGGCTCTGGTCAG ACCACCAGGACACCACAGTATGCGCAGTGCTGCCAACGGATTCTGCGTTTTCAACAATGTGGCCATAGCAGCTCGATATGCCAAGCAACAATATGGGGTTAAAAG GGTGTTGATCGTTGACTGGGATGTACATCATGGTCAAGGGGTGCAGTACTGTTTTGAAGATGATCCAAG cGTGCTCTACTTCTCATGGCACCGCTACGAGCATCAGAAATTCTGGCCTCATCTTCGAGAATCAGACTACGACAGTGTTGGCAAAAAGAAAGGGGCAGGATTCAATATAAATGTCCCATGGAACAAA GTGGGAATGAAGAACAGTGACTATCTTTCAGTCTTCTGTCACATCCTTCTGCCAGTCGCATACGAG TTTAGCCCAGACTTGGTCCTGGTGTGTGCAGGCTTTGACTCAGCCATCGGTGACCCAGAG GGTAAAATGTGTGCCAGCCCGGACGTCTTTGCCCACCTAACTCACCTCCTGATGAACCTTGCAGGAGGGAAACTTTGTGCTGTGCTGGAG GGAGGATACAACTTGACTTCCCTTCCCCAGTCTGTGTGTGAAACGGTTCAAACTCTGCTTGGAGATCCAGCACCTAGACCTGCAAATCTCGATGGTCCCTGTTTAAG tgCACTTGAGTCCCTTCACTGTGTCCGATCAGCTCATAGGCAGTACTGGTCCTGCCTCAAACATGCAG CTGAGCTGCCCACCTCTGATGTCACCACCAAGCGCATTAAAttagcagaagaagaagaagctgatAAGCTGAAGAAAGTTGAAGAGGAGAAAAGTGCAGAGGAAGAGGTATGGCCAGAGCCTCCAAAACGTGTCGCTCCTGCTGTCCGCACTGCTTTAGTCCTCCCTAATGGCGTGGCTTGCCCGGACGGATGTAAACGCTTCAGCTCATCAGAGGACCCGGTTATAGTCAACAAACTAAG GGAGAATTTCCTCAAAGATGCAGATGACAGCGATGCTCTCACAACCCTCTCCAGTCTTATTGCCCTTGTAGAGAAAATGGAGAGGAATGAG ATCTGCAATGGCTTGGCGCTAGTCCCTGACGTCTCCATGGCGATGATGTGTGTTGTCCAGCATGCTGCAACTGCTCTCTGCAACAG ggttttggttgtgtgtgttggagacGCGGTGGTCTCGAGTCACGGCACAGAGAACGG GAAAACACTTGTGGTGCAGTTCAGCAACAGGGAGTCAGAGGAACAGAAATGCAAATATCACATTCCTGTGTGTCTGAAGAAG GGCTGCAGTGACGTGTCAGGATTTACACAGGCTGTGTTGGGCCTCCTCCTGCCTCTGGGATATGAGTATGACCCCAGTCTGGTTCTGTTGGCTCGGATGCCAGATAGCGGGCTGTGCGACAGTGTGTGGCAACAACTAACAGGCCTGCTGCAGGGCATCgcacaaggacacacactgGTACTCATGCAG GAAGGTGAGACGTCATGTGTCGGCCCCACAGCCTCCTCTCTCATCGGGGACGCTGCCCCCTCTCTAGGGAAGCTTCATGCTCCACTACCAGAGGACGTGGAGGCGCTGGAGAGACTAAGACACAGGCTGCAGGTGGACTGGAAGCTACTGCAGACTACAG CACCAGAGACTGGAGGAGGGGACGAGCACTGA
- the hdac10 gene encoding polyamine deacetylase HDAC10 isoform X3, giving the protein MLQPPGHHSMRSAANGFCVFNNVAIAARYAKQQYGVKRVLIVDWDVHHGQGVQYCFEDDPSVLYFSWHRYEHQKFWPHLRESDYDSVGKKKGAGFNINVPWNKVGMKNSDYLSVFCHILLPVAYEFSPDLVLVCAGFDSAIGDPEGKMCASPDVFAHLTHLLMNLAGGKLCAVLEGGYNLTSLPQSVCETVQTLLGDPAPRPANLDGPCLSALESLHCVRSAHRQYWSCLKHAAELPTSDVTTKRIKLAEEEEADKLKKVEEEKSAEEEVWPEPPKRVAPAVRTALVLPNGVACPDGCKRFSSSEDPVIVNKLRENFLKDADDSDALTTLSSLIALVEKMERNEICNGLALVPDVSMAMMCVVQHAATALCNRVLVVCVGDAVVSSHGTENGKTLVVQFSNRESEEQKCKYHIPVCLKKGCSDVSGFTQAVLGLLLPLGYEYDPSLVLLARMPDSGLCDSVWQQLTGLLQGIAQGHTLVLMQEGETSCVGPTASSLIGDAAPSLGKLHAPLPEDVEALERLRHRLQVDWKLLQTTAPETGGGDEH; this is encoded by the exons ATGTTACA ACCACCAGGACACCACAGTATGCGCAGTGCTGCCAACGGATTCTGCGTTTTCAACAATGTGGCCATAGCAGCTCGATATGCCAAGCAACAATATGGGGTTAAAAG GGTGTTGATCGTTGACTGGGATGTACATCATGGTCAAGGGGTGCAGTACTGTTTTGAAGATGATCCAAG cGTGCTCTACTTCTCATGGCACCGCTACGAGCATCAGAAATTCTGGCCTCATCTTCGAGAATCAGACTACGACAGTGTTGGCAAAAAGAAAGGGGCAGGATTCAATATAAATGTCCCATGGAACAAA GTGGGAATGAAGAACAGTGACTATCTTTCAGTCTTCTGTCACATCCTTCTGCCAGTCGCATACGAG TTTAGCCCAGACTTGGTCCTGGTGTGTGCAGGCTTTGACTCAGCCATCGGTGACCCAGAG GGTAAAATGTGTGCCAGCCCGGACGTCTTTGCCCACCTAACTCACCTCCTGATGAACCTTGCAGGAGGGAAACTTTGTGCTGTGCTGGAG GGAGGATACAACTTGACTTCCCTTCCCCAGTCTGTGTGTGAAACGGTTCAAACTCTGCTTGGAGATCCAGCACCTAGACCTGCAAATCTCGATGGTCCCTGTTTAAG tgCACTTGAGTCCCTTCACTGTGTCCGATCAGCTCATAGGCAGTACTGGTCCTGCCTCAAACATGCAG CTGAGCTGCCCACCTCTGATGTCACCACCAAGCGCATTAAAttagcagaagaagaagaagctgatAAGCTGAAGAAAGTTGAAGAGGAGAAAAGTGCAGAGGAAGAGGTATGGCCAGAGCCTCCAAAACGTGTCGCTCCTGCTGTCCGCACTGCTTTAGTCCTCCCTAATGGCGTGGCTTGCCCGGACGGATGTAAACGCTTCAGCTCATCAGAGGACCCGGTTATAGTCAACAAACTAAG GGAGAATTTCCTCAAAGATGCAGATGACAGCGATGCTCTCACAACCCTCTCCAGTCTTATTGCCCTTGTAGAGAAAATGGAGAGGAATGAG ATCTGCAATGGCTTGGCGCTAGTCCCTGACGTCTCCATGGCGATGATGTGTGTTGTCCAGCATGCTGCAACTGCTCTCTGCAACAG ggttttggttgtgtgtgttggagacGCGGTGGTCTCGAGTCACGGCACAGAGAACGG GAAAACACTTGTGGTGCAGTTCAGCAACAGGGAGTCAGAGGAACAGAAATGCAAATATCACATTCCTGTGTGTCTGAAGAAG GGCTGCAGTGACGTGTCAGGATTTACACAGGCTGTGTTGGGCCTCCTCCTGCCTCTGGGATATGAGTATGACCCCAGTCTGGTTCTGTTGGCTCGGATGCCAGATAGCGGGCTGTGCGACAGTGTGTGGCAACAACTAACAGGCCTGCTGCAGGGCATCgcacaaggacacacactgGTACTCATGCAG GAAGGTGAGACGTCATGTGTCGGCCCCACAGCCTCCTCTCTCATCGGGGACGCTGCCCCCTCTCTAGGGAAGCTTCATGCTCCACTACCAGAGGACGTGGAGGCGCTGGAGAGACTAAGACACAGGCTGCAGGTGGACTGGAAGCTACTGCAGACTACAG CACCAGAGACTGGAGGAGGGGACGAGCACTGA